In Bacillus thuringiensis, the DNA window TTGTGGAAGCAACAGGCGTTAGTTATGAAGTAGCGGCAGAGTATTATGAAAAAGCAGAACGTAATGTGAAAGCTGCGATTGTTATGGTGTTATTGCAGTGTGAGTATGGGGAAGCACTGGAGAAATTAAAAGAAGCGAAAGGGTTTGTGAAGAAGGCACTATAAAATAATAGGGAGGGGGATTCTATTATGAAGAAAGAAGAGAGAATGGCCAAAGAGATTTCAGAGCAACTTGGGGGAGTAAAAAATATTCGTGGCATTGCTCATTGTATGACGAGATTGCGATTAACGCTTCATGATGAAAGTAAAGTGAATATGGACCTTTTGAAAAAGGTTGAAGGGGTTATGGGCGTTATTGAAGATGAGACGCTTCAAGTTGTTGTTGGGCCAGGGACAGTAAATAAAGTAGCAGCTGAAATGGAAGGTTTAACAGGACTGCGAATTGGTGAGGTGGCAGATCATCATCTTGAAGATCTCGGGCAAGAGATGAAGTCAGAGATTAAGAAGAAAAATAATACACCAGTGAAAAACTTTTTAAGAAAAATAGGAAGTATTTTCATTCCGTTAATTCCAGGTCTTGTTGCGTCAGGAATTATAAACGGGGTGGCTAACTTTGCGAAAAACGCAGGTGCGGATCCGAATGCAACGTGGCTACAAATGCTACTACTCATTGGCGGCGGTATATTTACATTCTTAGGGATTTTAGTCGGCTGGAATACAGCGAAAGAGTTTGGCGGGACACCGGTTCTTGGGGCAATTGCTGGTATTTTAATTTTTAACCCAGCGATGGCGACTGTAAAATTATTCGGTGAAGCACTCGTACCCGGACGGGGCGGATTATTTGCAGTTATTTTTGCAGCATGGCTTATGGTTGTAGTGGAAAGACAAGTTCGAAAAGCAGTGCCAAATGCAGTTGATATTATTGTAACGCCGCTTATTACTGTATTAGTCGTAAGTATCGTAACGATGTTAGCAATTCAGCCAGTTGCAGGTTTCTTATCTGAAGGAATTACAAGCGGAATTAATGGGATTTTAAGTATTGGCGGCGCATTTGCAGGAGCAGTGCTTGCTGGAACATTTTTACCGCTCGTTATGGTCGGATTACATCACGGTTTAACACCAATTCATATGGAATTTATTAATCAAACGCATGTGACGCCTTTAT includes these proteins:
- a CDS encoding PTS transporter subunit EIIC is translated as MKKEERMAKEISEQLGGVKNIRGIAHCMTRLRLTLHDESKVNMDLLKKVEGVMGVIEDETLQVVVGPGTVNKVAAEMEGLTGLRIGEVADHHLEDLGQEMKSEIKKKNNTPVKNFLRKIGSIFIPLIPGLVASGIINGVANFAKNAGADPNATWLQMLLLIGGGIFTFLGILVGWNTAKEFGGTPVLGAIAGILIFNPAMATVKLFGEALVPGRGGLFAVIFAAWLMVVVERQVRKAVPNAVDIIVTPLITVLVVSIVTMLAIQPVAGFLSEGITSGINGILSIGGAFAGAVLAGTFLPLVMVGLHHGLTPIHMEFINQTHVTPLLPVLAMAGAGQVGAAIAIFVKTKNKRLRNVIKGALPVGFLGIGEPLLYGVTLPLGKPFLTACLGAAVGGAFQAVMKTAALGIGVSGLSLIPLIADNKYLLYFLGLVVAYTFGFIFTYFFGFKEEMAENI